The following are from one region of the Haemophilus parainfluenzae genome:
- a CDS encoding replication-associated recombination protein A, with amino-acid sequence MSNLNFDFAENDFRPLAARMRPTNLEQYYGQTHLIGEGKPLRKAIQAGHVHSMILWGPPGTGKTTLAEIIAHRINAEVERISAVTSGVKEIRESIERAKQNRLADRQTILFVDEVHRFNKSQQDAFLPHIEDGTIIFIGATTENPSFELNNALLSRARVYLLKSLTVAEIEQVLQQAISDPERGLGKERLVLEENLLQVLAEYVNGDARLALNCLELMVDMASETENGKKLDRTLLKEVLGERQARFDKQGDRFYDLISALHKSIRGSAADAALYWYARIITAGGDPLYVARRLLAIASEDVGNADPRAMQVALAAWDCFTRVGAYEGERAIAQAIIYLAVAPKSNAVYNAFNAAKQHAKAFPDFDVPPHLRNAPTALMKELGYGAEYRYAHDEPNAYAAGENYFPPELKDTQYYFPTNRGMEIQIKEKLERLHEQDKNSVKKRYK; translated from the coding sequence ATGTCTAATCTTAATTTTGATTTTGCTGAAAATGACTTTCGCCCTTTAGCTGCCCGTATGCGACCAACTAATTTGGAGCAATATTATGGGCAGACACATTTAATTGGGGAAGGAAAGCCGCTTCGTAAAGCAATTCAAGCTGGGCATGTTCATTCTATGATTCTGTGGGGACCGCCAGGTACAGGTAAAACAACACTGGCGGAAATTATTGCGCATCGTATCAATGCAGAAGTTGAACGGATTTCCGCGGTGACAAGTGGCGTAAAAGAAATTCGAGAATCAATTGAGCGTGCGAAACAAAATCGACTTGCAGATCGCCAAACGATTTTATTTGTGGATGAAGTGCATCGCTTTAACAAAAGCCAACAAGATGCGTTTTTACCCCATATAGAAGATGGGACGATTATTTTTATTGGTGCCACAACGGAAAATCCTTCCTTTGAATTAAATAATGCCTTACTTTCTCGTGCGAGAGTTTATCTTCTTAAGTCATTGACAGTTGCTGAAATCGAACAAGTTCTGCAACAAGCCATTTCTGATCCTGAACGAGGATTAGGTAAAGAGCGGTTAGTTTTAGAAGAGAATTTGCTACAGGTGTTAGCCGAATATGTGAATGGTGATGCGCGCCTGGCTTTAAATTGCCTTGAACTGATGGTGGACATGGCTTCTGAAACAGAAAACGGTAAAAAATTAGACCGCACTTTGTTGAAAGAAGTATTGGGTGAACGACAAGCGCGTTTTGATAAACAAGGCGATCGTTTTTATGATTTGATTTCTGCTTTACATAAATCCATTCGTGGCTCAGCAGCCGATGCTGCACTTTATTGGTATGCACGAATTATCACTGCTGGTGGGGATCCTCTTTATGTTGCAAGACGTTTATTAGCGATAGCCTCAGAAGATGTAGGCAATGCTGATCCTCGCGCAATGCAAGTAGCTCTCGCAGCTTGGGATTGTTTTACGAGAGTGGGGGCTTATGAAGGAGAGCGAGCCATTGCGCAAGCCATTATTTATTTAGCTGTAGCACCGAAGAGTAATGCGGTTTACAACGCATTTAATGCAGCCAAACAGCATGCAAAAGCGTTTCCTGATTTTGATGTGCCACCTCATTTACGTAATGCACCAACGGCTTTAATGAAAGAATTAGGCTATGGTGCTGAATATCGCTATGCACATGATGAGCCAAATGCTTATGCCGCAGGGGAAAATTACTTCCCACCGGAACTGAAAGATACCCAGTATTATTTCCCAACTAATCGAGGTATGGAAATTCAAATTAAAGAAAAGCTTGAGCGTTTACATGAACAAGATAAAAACTCCGTAAAGAAACGCTATAAATAG
- the pepT gene encoding peptidase T, which yields MEEHNNNELLQRFLTYVAFDTQSKSSAKHSPSSAGQMKLALHLQKELVELGLQDVNVTKHAVVTAYLPSNHPELTQTIGFISHLDTSPQCSGKNVQPEVIENYRGGDIALGLGEEFISPVYYPFLHQLIGKTLIVTDGTTLLGADNKAGIAEIMTTLSVLQRENIPHCNIRVAFTPDEEIGLGMHYFPLEDFPCDWAYTIDGGEVGELEYENFNAATAKITFKGRGIHPGYAKNKLVNALTLACEFQQSFPKDDVPEKTSGKEGFFHLDDFKGDIEKVELHYLIRDFDQANFEQRKAFIYQLVNKFNREKSLKDPVECVIEDSYKNMYDTVKNVPQAIKLADAAMKACGITPNHKPIRGGTDGAFLAENGLACPNIFTGGYNFHSKHELVTLEGMEKAVEVVIKIANCKDL from the coding sequence ATGGAAGAACATAATAACAATGAATTATTACAGCGATTTTTAACTTATGTCGCGTTTGATACGCAATCTAAATCATCTGCAAAACATTCGCCAAGTTCAGCAGGGCAAATGAAGTTGGCTTTGCATTTACAGAAAGAATTGGTTGAGCTAGGTTTACAAGATGTCAATGTGACTAAGCATGCCGTCGTGACGGCTTATTTACCCTCCAATCATCCCGAGTTAACACAAACCATAGGTTTTATTTCCCACCTAGATACCTCCCCACAATGCAGCGGTAAAAATGTTCAACCTGAAGTGATCGAAAATTATCGGGGAGGAGATATTGCGTTAGGTTTAGGGGAAGAGTTTATTAGTCCCGTGTATTATCCATTTTTACATCAGCTTATTGGCAAAACCTTGATTGTAACTGATGGAACCACTTTACTTGGTGCAGATAATAAGGCCGGAATCGCAGAAATTATGACCACACTTTCTGTCTTGCAACGAGAAAATATACCACATTGCAATATTCGGGTTGCATTTACGCCTGATGAAGAAATTGGCTTAGGAATGCATTATTTTCCATTGGAGGATTTTCCTTGTGATTGGGCATATACCATTGATGGTGGAGAAGTGGGTGAGTTAGAGTATGAGAACTTTAATGCCGCGACCGCAAAAATCACCTTTAAAGGACGGGGAATTCATCCTGGTTATGCGAAAAACAAATTAGTGAATGCGCTTACCTTAGCTTGTGAGTTTCAACAAAGCTTTCCAAAAGATGATGTTCCCGAAAAAACATCAGGAAAGGAAGGTTTTTTCCATTTAGATGATTTTAAAGGGGATATTGAGAAAGTTGAATTACATTATCTGATTCGAGATTTTGACCAAGCTAATTTTGAGCAACGCAAGGCGTTTATTTATCAACTGGTGAATAAATTTAATAGAGAGAAAAGCCTAAAAGACCCTGTAGAATGTGTGATTGAAGACAGTTATAAAAATATGTATGACACAGTCAAAAATGTCCCACAGGCGATTAAGCTCGCAGATGCAGCAATGAAAGCTTGTGGTATTACACCAAATCACAAGCCTATACGTGGAGGAACGGATGGCGCATTTTTAGCGGAAAACGGATTAGCTTGCCCAAATATCTTCACTGGCGGCTATAATTTCCATAGCAAACATGAGTTAGTGACCCTTGAAGGGATGGAAAAAGCCGTCGAAGTGGTTATAAAAATAGCAAACTGTAAAGATTTGTAA
- a CDS encoding MBL fold metallo-hydrolase has translation MNIEIIPVTAFQQNCSLIWDDEKNAAIIDPGGNAEKLIQRIEELELNLKAVLLTHGHLDHVGAAEAIRDHFNIEIWGSQEEDGFLFESLPQQSQQFGLPYISAFTPDRWFNQEGEKIQIGAFTFEILHLPGHTPGHIGFIEHEKNIAFTGDVLFQNSIGRTDFPRGDFDTLISSIKNKLFTLNDDMVVIAGHGPYTTIGQEKRSNPFLK, from the coding sequence ATGAATATTGAAATTATTCCAGTTACAGCCTTTCAGCAAAATTGCTCTCTTATTTGGGATGATGAAAAAAATGCGGCAATTATCGATCCTGGTGGTAATGCGGAAAAGCTTATTCAACGCATTGAGGAATTAGAATTAAACCTAAAAGCAGTCTTATTAACGCATGGTCATCTTGATCATGTTGGTGCTGCTGAAGCGATTCGCGATCATTTTAATATTGAAATCTGGGGCTCACAGGAAGAAGATGGTTTCCTTTTTGAAAGTCTACCACAGCAATCTCAGCAGTTTGGATTACCTTATATTTCTGCATTTACACCTGATCGCTGGTTTAATCAAGAAGGCGAAAAAATTCAAATTGGAGCCTTTACCTTTGAAATTCTTCATCTTCCTGGTCATACACCTGGCCACATTGGTTTTATTGAACATGAAAAAAATATTGCTTTTACTGGCGATGTCCTTTTCCAAAACAGTATTGGTCGTACGGACTTCCCTCGTGGGGATTTCGACACATTGATCTCATCAATCAAAAATAAATTATTTACATTAAATGATGATATGGTTGTCATTGCGGGACATGGTCCTTACACAACCATTGGACAAGAAAAACGAAGCAATCCGTTTTTGAAGTAA
- the potB gene encoding spermidine/putrescine ABC transporter permease PotB translates to MKIINNKFQKITVAIIFSWLIFFVLIPNLLVLTVSFLTRDGSDFYALPFTLDNYTNLFNPLYAQVVWNSLYMSGIATIICLLIGYPFAFMVSKINPKYRPFLLFLVVLPFWTNSLIRIYGMKVFLGVKGVLNTMLMDMGILSEPIRILNTEVAVIIGLVYLLLPFMILPLYSAIEKLDGRLLEAARDLGANAVQRFFRVILPLTMPGIVAGCLLVLLPAMGMFYVADLLGGAKVLLVGNVIKSEFLISRNWPFGSAISIGLTILMALLIFIYYRANKLLNKKVELE, encoded by the coding sequence ATGAAGATAATCAATAATAAATTCCAGAAAATTACTGTTGCAATTATCTTCAGTTGGTTAATCTTCTTTGTGCTAATTCCAAACTTATTGGTTTTAACCGTAAGTTTTTTAACCCGAGATGGTAGTGACTTTTATGCTTTGCCATTTACTTTAGATAACTACACTAACCTGTTTAATCCGCTTTATGCACAGGTTGTGTGGAATTCATTGTATATGTCAGGCATAGCAACGATTATTTGTTTACTCATTGGCTATCCGTTTGCCTTTATGGTCAGCAAAATTAATCCGAAATATCGTCCATTTTTGTTATTCCTCGTGGTATTGCCATTCTGGACAAACTCACTGATTCGTATCTATGGAATGAAAGTCTTCCTTGGTGTGAAAGGTGTGTTAAATACCATGTTAATGGATATGGGCATTTTGAGTGAGCCTATTCGTATTTTAAATACCGAAGTAGCTGTAATCATTGGTTTAGTGTATCTCCTTTTACCATTTATGATTCTACCGCTCTACTCTGCTATTGAAAAATTAGACGGACGTTTATTAGAAGCGGCGAGAGATTTAGGCGCGAATGCGGTTCAACGTTTCTTCCGTGTCATTTTGCCATTAACCATGCCAGGTATCGTAGCGGGTTGTTTATTAGTATTACTACCTGCAATGGGGATGTTCTACGTAGCTGACTTACTTGGTGGTGCGAAAGTATTATTAGTTGGTAACGTGATTAAGAGTGAATTCTTAATTTCTCGTAACTGGCCATTTGGTTCAGCAATCAGTATCGGCTTAACCATCTTAATGGCATTATTGATTTTCATTTACTATCGTGCAAATAAATTATTGAATAAGAAAGTGGAGTTAGAATAA
- the potA gene encoding spermidine/putrescine ABC transporter ATP-binding protein PotA, with protein MENLVQNKPIIELRSIKKSYGSNTIINDFNLTINNGEFVTILGPSGCGKTTVLRLLAGLEELDEGHIILDGEDITNVPAEKRHINTVFQSYALFPHMTIFDNVAFGLRMQKVAESEIKPRVLDALRMVQLEEMADRKPAQLSGGQQQRIAIARAVVNKPKVLLLDESLSALDYKLRKQMQNELKQLQRQLGITFIFVTHDQEEAITMSDRIVLLRKGKIAQDGSPREIYEDPANLFVARFIGEINVFDATVIERKSDDELLANVEGRVCDIHTSISAEKGQKLQVLLRPEDIVIEELDENEHSNAIIGRIVDRTYKGMTLESTVEFDHNGKRVLVSEFFNEDDPHMDHSVGQRVGITWHEGWEVVLNDEDNQ; from the coding sequence GTGGAAAATCTGGTTCAAAACAAGCCTATTATTGAGCTTCGTTCTATCAAAAAATCCTATGGTTCCAACACAATCATTAATGATTTCAATCTAACCATTAATAACGGTGAATTCGTCACAATTCTTGGCCCTTCAGGCTGTGGTAAAACTACAGTTTTGCGTTTATTAGCAGGTTTAGAAGAATTAGATGAAGGTCATATTATTTTGGACGGTGAGGACATTACTAATGTTCCGGCGGAAAAACGCCACATTAATACCGTATTCCAAAGTTATGCATTATTCCCGCATATGACTATTTTTGATAACGTGGCTTTTGGTTTGCGTATGCAAAAAGTGGCAGAAAGCGAGATTAAACCTCGTGTTCTGGATGCATTGCGTATGGTGCAATTAGAAGAAATGGCCGACCGTAAACCTGCTCAACTTTCTGGTGGTCAGCAACAACGTATCGCGATTGCTCGTGCTGTTGTGAATAAGCCAAAAGTGTTGCTACTTGATGAATCTTTATCTGCGCTGGATTATAAATTGCGTAAACAAATGCAAAATGAACTTAAACAATTACAGCGTCAGCTTGGCATTACCTTTATTTTCGTTACTCACGATCAAGAAGAAGCGATCACCATGTCTGACCGTATCGTCTTGTTACGTAAAGGTAAAATTGCACAAGATGGTTCACCACGTGAAATCTATGAAGATCCAGCCAACCTATTCGTCGCTCGCTTCATTGGTGAAATCAACGTATTTGATGCAACTGTGATTGAACGTAAATCTGACGATGAGCTACTTGCTAATGTAGAGGGTCGTGTATGTGATATTCACACCAGTATTTCTGCTGAAAAAGGTCAAAAACTACAAGTATTATTACGTCCAGAAGATATTGTGATTGAAGAGCTTGATGAAAATGAGCACTCAAATGCAATTATTGGTCGCATTGTGGATCGTACCTATAAAGGGATGACACTTGAGTCTACGGTCGAATTTGATCACAACGGCAAACGCGTATTAGTGAGCGAATTCTTTAACGAAGATGACCCACATATGGATCACAGTGTTGGTCAACGTGTAGGTATTACATGGCATGAAGGTTGGGAGGTTGTACTCAACGATGAAGATAATCAATAA
- a CDS encoding L,D-transpeptidase family protein — protein sequence MLKGTMKLSALVLSLSMMTSGCALAEWAKTVGQPQQAENKGVDMSKLSPEERAKLEAEIKEDQARLAAEKQAMLEMSLTHEIGEQNLQFKPILAKLYADNKYDLMWKDKAAEKQFLREYAAMVASGISKRSTQSLVNLHNAEKMGGLTYDVLLSDAFLDYLYYSKNVNQQAQRWLYGTNAYKPELPNQEMIDQWQSAVKNNAVSGFINGLSNHNRLYRETVQALPSMISASGISAMGKKLALNAQRLRVIPDFENGIFVNIPSYQLKYYRDGKAILESRVIVGKNERRTPVMYSRLSNVVVNPPWNAPTRLINEDILPKLKRDPGYAAAHNYSILDSKGNTIDPYSINWSSIGNKFPYRIRQAAGDSALGNYKFNMPSSDAIYLHDTPNHSLFSKKDRALSSGCVRVEKSDQLASILLQEAGWSEDKKRSVLESKKTTSASIRTNDPVFLYYVTAWVENGQTQVLPDIYKYDDAATFNGIDWAVVKKYL from the coding sequence ATGTTAAAAGGAACAATGAAATTAAGTGCATTAGTCTTATCATTATCAATGATGACGTCAGGTTGTGCATTAGCTGAATGGGCAAAAACCGTAGGACAACCTCAACAAGCCGAAAATAAAGGCGTTGATATGTCTAAATTAAGTCCTGAAGAGCGAGCAAAACTTGAAGCAGAAATCAAAGAAGATCAAGCTCGTCTTGCCGCTGAAAAGCAAGCCATGCTAGAGATGTCACTAACACATGAAATTGGTGAACAAAATCTGCAGTTCAAACCAATTTTGGCCAAATTATATGCCGATAATAAATATGACTTAATGTGGAAAGACAAGGCGGCTGAGAAACAATTCCTACGTGAATATGCAGCCATGGTGGCATCTGGCATTTCTAAGCGTTCTACTCAATCGTTAGTTAATTTACATAATGCTGAAAAAATGGGTGGACTCACCTATGATGTATTGTTGAGTGATGCTTTTCTTGATTACTTGTATTACAGCAAGAACGTAAATCAACAAGCTCAACGTTGGTTATACGGAACGAATGCTTACAAACCAGAATTACCAAATCAAGAAATGATTGACCAATGGCAAAGTGCGGTTAAAAACAATGCCGTTTCTGGTTTTATAAACGGATTATCTAACCATAATCGTTTATACCGTGAAACCGTACAAGCACTTCCATCAATGATTTCAGCTTCAGGTATTTCTGCAATGGGTAAAAAACTTGCCCTTAATGCACAACGTTTACGCGTCATTCCTGATTTTGAAAATGGAATCTTTGTTAATATTCCAAGCTATCAATTGAAATATTATCGTGATGGTAAAGCAATTTTAGAATCACGCGTTATCGTGGGGAAAAATGAACGTCGTACACCGGTAATGTACAGCCGTTTGAGCAATGTGGTTGTTAATCCACCTTGGAATGCTCCAACACGCTTAATTAACGAAGATATTTTACCGAAATTAAAACGTGACCCAGGTTACGCGGCTGCACACAACTACTCTATTTTAGATAGCAAAGGTAACACTATCGATCCTTACTCGATTAATTGGAGTAGTATTGGAAATAAATTCCCGTACCGTATCCGTCAAGCTGCTGGCGACAGTGCATTAGGTAACTATAAATTTAATATGCCAAGCTCTGATGCGATTTATCTTCACGATACGCCAAATCATAGCTTATTCAGCAAAAAAGACCGTGCATTAAGCTCAGGTTGTGTGCGTGTAGAAAAATCCGATCAACTTGCCTCTATTCTGTTACAAGAAGCGGGCTGGTCAGAAGATAAAAAACGCAGTGTTTTAGAAAGTAAGAAAACGACGTCTGCGAGTATTCGTACAAATGATCCCGTATTCTTGTATTATGTAACTGCATGGGTTGAAAACGGCCAAACACAAGTTTTACCAGATATTTATAAATACGACGATGCCGCAACTTTTAATGGCATTGACTGGGCTGTTGTAAAAAAATATCTTTAA
- the potC gene encoding spermidine/putrescine ABC transporter permease PotC gives MSRLLRNIFMFVVYAYLYIPIIILVTNSFNEDRYGLSWKGFSWNWYERLFNNDTLIQAAFHSVTIAFFAATLATIVGGLTAIALYRYRFRGKQAVSGMLFIVMMSPDIVMAVSLLALFMVVGISLGFWSLLLAHVTFCLPYVTVTIFSRLNGFDARMLEAAKDLGASEVTILRKIILPLALPAVVSGWLLSFTISLDDVVVSSFVSGVSYEILPLRIFSLVKTGVTPEVNALATIMIVLSLGLVILSQLITRKNNH, from the coding sequence ATGAGTCGTTTACTACGTAATATTTTTATGTTTGTGGTATACGCTTATTTGTATATCCCAATTATTATCTTGGTGACTAACTCCTTTAACGAAGACCGTTATGGTTTAAGTTGGAAAGGCTTTAGTTGGAACTGGTATGAACGTTTATTTAATAATGATACCTTAATCCAAGCGGCGTTCCACTCTGTCACTATTGCTTTCTTTGCAGCAACCTTAGCAACTATTGTGGGTGGTTTAACCGCGATTGCACTTTATCGCTATCGTTTCCGTGGTAAACAAGCAGTAAGCGGTATGTTATTTATCGTTATGATGTCACCTGATATCGTTATGGCGGTGTCTCTACTTGCCTTATTCATGGTTGTAGGGATTTCGTTAGGTTTCTGGTCATTATTATTAGCACACGTAACGTTCTGTTTACCTTATGTTACCGTAACGATTTTCTCTCGCTTAAATGGCTTTGACGCCAGAATGCTTGAAGCGGCGAAAGATTTAGGTGCGAGCGAAGTCACTATTTTGCGTAAAATTATCCTACCACTTGCTTTACCTGCAGTGGTATCTGGTTGGTTATTAAGCTTTACTATTTCATTAGATGATGTTGTTGTATCCTCTTTCGTAAGTGGTGTAAGCTATGAAATCCTACCATTGCGTATCTTCTCTCTTGTAAAAACAGGGGTAACCCCAGAAGTGAACGCATTAGCAACGATTATGATCGTGCTTTCATTAGGATTAGTCATTTTAAGTCAATTAATTACACGCAAAAATAATCATTAA
- a CDS encoding YcbK family protein has protein sequence MGNIDKNRRKWLSLGGIVLGASMMPTTVLAMVSTPKPRILSFYNVNTNERLSGEFSATTGFNRSLLGKLDYFMRDRRTDQVRRMDPNLFMKFYHLQSDLGLRTAQIDVICGYRSAATNAMRRRQSRDVASNSYHIKGQAIDFKIPGVPLAKLRQAAENLDSGGVGYYPYSNFIHVDTGPVRTWRGA, from the coding sequence ATGGGTAACATTGACAAAAATCGTCGTAAATGGCTTTCATTAGGCGGCATCGTTTTGGGCGCAAGTATGATGCCGACTACGGTGTTGGCGATGGTCTCTACTCCTAAACCTCGCATTCTCAGCTTCTATAATGTCAACACCAATGAACGATTAAGCGGTGAGTTCTCTGCAACGACTGGATTTAATCGCTCACTACTTGGAAAACTTGATTATTTCATGAGAGATCGCCGTACAGACCAAGTACGCCGAATGGATCCAAATCTCTTCATGAAGTTTTATCATTTACAAAGTGATTTAGGTTTACGTACTGCACAAATTGATGTGATTTGTGGCTATCGTAGTGCCGCGACAAATGCCATGCGTCGTAGACAAAGTCGTGATGTAGCAAGCAACAGCTATCACATTAAAGGCCAAGCGATTGATTTTAAAATCCCTGGTGTACCTTTAGCAAAATTACGCCAAGCAGCCGAAAATCTTGATAGCGGTGGTGTAGGATATTATCCGTATAGTAATTTTATTCACGTGGATACTGGCCCTGTAAGAACATGGCGTGGTGCATAA
- a CDS encoding extracellular solute-binding protein, producing MKKFAGLLTAGLVAATLTACNDKEAKSDATKAQAPANDTVYLYTWTEYVPDGLLDDFTKETGIKVIVASLESNETMYAKMKTQGDAGGYDVIAPSNYFVSKMAREGMLQELDHSKLPVIKELDPDWLNKPYDKGNKYSLPQLLGAPGIAFNTNTYKGSDFTSWGDFWKPEYANKIQLLDDAREVFNIALLKIGQDPNTKDPAIIKQAYEELLKLRPNVLSFNSDNPANSFISGEVELGQLWNGSVRIAKKEQAPLNMVFPKEGPVLWVDTLAIPKTSKNPDGAHKLINYLLGAKAAEKLTLAIGYPTANLEAKKVLPKEITEDPSIYPPAEILQKSYWQDDVGDAIQYYEQYYQELKAAK from the coding sequence ATGAAAAAATTTGCAGGTTTGCTTACTGCCGGTTTAGTTGCCGCTACATTAACTGCTTGTAACGACAAAGAAGCCAAATCTGATGCAACAAAAGCACAGGCTCCAGCAAATGATACTGTGTACTTATATACTTGGACTGAATATGTACCAGATGGTCTGTTAGATGACTTCACAAAAGAAACTGGTATCAAAGTTATCGTAGCAAGTCTTGAATCTAATGAGACGATGTATGCCAAAATGAAAACTCAAGGTGATGCAGGCGGTTATGATGTTATTGCACCATCTAACTACTTCGTATCTAAAATGGCACGCGAAGGTATGCTACAAGAATTAGATCACAGTAAATTACCTGTTATCAAAGAATTAGACCCTGATTGGCTCAATAAACCTTATGACAAAGGCAATAAATACTCACTTCCTCAGTTGTTAGGTGCGCCAGGTATTGCATTTAATACCAATACCTATAAAGGTTCTGACTTCACTTCTTGGGGCGATTTCTGGAAACCTGAATATGCAAATAAAATCCAATTATTGGATGATGCACGTGAAGTATTCAACATTGCGTTATTAAAAATTGGTCAAGATCCAAACACCAAAGATCCAGCAATTATCAAGCAAGCTTATGAAGAGTTATTGAAATTACGTCCAAACGTACTTTCTTTCAATTCTGATAACCCGGCAAACTCTTTCATCTCTGGTGAAGTAGAATTAGGTCAGTTATGGAATGGTTCTGTACGTATCGCGAAAAAAGAACAAGCGCCATTAAATATGGTGTTCCCAAAAGAAGGCCCTGTTCTTTGGGTTGATACTTTAGCGATTCCTAAAACTTCTAAAAACCCAGATGGTGCACACAAGTTAATTAACTACTTATTAGGTGCAAAAGCAGCGGAAAAATTGACTTTAGCGATTGGTTACCCAACTGCTAACCTAGAAGCGAAAAAAGTACTTCCAAAAGAAATCACTGAAGATCCATCTATCTATCCACCAGCAGAAATCCTTCAAAAAAGCTACTGGCAAGATGATGTAGGTGATGCGATTCAATATTATGAACAGTATTACCAAGAGTTAAAAGCAGCAAAATAA